A section of the Veillonella criceti genome encodes:
- a CDS encoding 50S ribosomal protein L11 methyltransferase, whose product MKWIEISVAIERVVIEEVTTLFDTMSSNGFIEEDVPNEPNWVQFTLYGDTSKSTSEWEELIGHELKQAQFNFKQLQAKEVTDTDWYNSWQQYIEPTEILPNLVIRPAWKEYTPKQGEEVITIDSDLSFGTGAHETTQACAELMAKYGAKVNTCLDIGTGTGILLLVAHYLGVPNLIGIDIDASAVAQAKANCETNAVTAQLICGDLATDFTGTADLILANLTVDPLKMLLPAISKKLDSEGILIISGIIDDRYEEIKPYIEAHWLIVEEVTKESWHTFALKYKG is encoded by the coding sequence ATGAAATGGATTGAAATATCCGTTGCCATTGAAAGAGTAGTCATTGAAGAGGTGACTACTCTTTTTGACACTATGAGTAGCAACGGTTTTATTGAAGAAGATGTACCGAATGAACCTAATTGGGTACAATTTACCTTATATGGTGATACATCAAAAAGCACTAGTGAATGGGAAGAACTCATTGGTCATGAATTAAAGCAAGCCCAGTTCAATTTTAAACAATTACAGGCCAAAGAGGTGACTGATACGGATTGGTATAATAGTTGGCAACAGTACATTGAACCAACTGAAATTCTTCCTAATCTTGTAATTCGACCTGCTTGGAAAGAATATACACCGAAGCAAGGGGAAGAAGTTATTACGATTGATTCTGACCTTTCTTTTGGTACCGGTGCCCATGAAACAACACAGGCCTGTGCTGAATTAATGGCGAAATATGGGGCTAAAGTTAATACTTGTTTAGATATTGGTACAGGCACTGGTATTTTATTGTTAGTGGCGCATTATCTAGGGGTTCCAAATTTAATTGGCATTGACATTGATGCGAGTGCTGTTGCGCAGGCAAAAGCTAATTGTGAAACGAATGCAGTCACAGCTCAATTAATTTGTGGTGACTTGGCTACTGACTTTACGGGAACAGCTGATTTAATTTTAGCTAATCTAACAGTAGATCCGCTTAAAATGCTCTTACCGGCGATTAGCAAGAAGTTAGACTCTGAGGGTATACTAATTATTAGCGGTATTATTGACGACCGCTATGAGGAAATTAAGCCATATATTGAGGCTCATTGGCTAATAGTAGAAGAAGTGACCAAAGAATCTTGGCATACATTTGCTTTGAAATATAAGGGATAA
- the hrcA gene encoding heat-inducible transcriptional repressor HrcA: protein MDERKQRILHAIIQDYIKSAEPVGSRTLAKNYNLGVSPATVRNEMADLEELGFLEQPHTSAGRIPSAKGYRFYVDAMLHSNGTEREDAEQINRIWQQKPANFEDFFLNVAKLISQISHNMSLFLAPAHDTSVLKFIHVLPIGDNRAIMVVVTDQGALDNEPMYFKEAVSDDVLATVTMRFTNAVKELRICDLTLHNLEATIQLIEGPRAVLMILAETLYRAIAKRKLFYSVGTTELLEQPEFKDIKKVQPILSLLEEQDQLNTLLASSKKDGIGITIGSENKAETMKELSVIQADFGDNDERIGTLAILGPTRMEYGRIIGILSYMQEFMRALAENKNRK, encoded by the coding sequence ATGGATGAACGTAAACAACGCATCTTACACGCAATCATACAAGATTACATAAAATCTGCTGAGCCTGTTGGGTCTCGCACCTTGGCTAAGAATTATAATCTAGGTGTAAGTCCTGCCACGGTTCGTAATGAAATGGCTGATTTAGAAGAGTTAGGTTTTTTAGAGCAGCCTCATACATCAGCAGGGCGAATTCCTTCAGCGAAAGGATATCGATTTTATGTAGATGCTATGTTGCATTCGAACGGCACAGAGCGCGAAGATGCAGAGCAGATTAATAGAATATGGCAACAAAAGCCAGCTAATTTTGAAGATTTCTTTTTAAATGTAGCTAAATTGATTTCACAAATTAGCCATAACATGAGTTTATTTTTAGCGCCGGCTCATGATACTTCGGTGTTAAAATTTATTCATGTATTACCAATCGGTGATAATCGAGCCATTATGGTCGTAGTTACGGATCAAGGTGCGTTAGATAATGAACCGATGTATTTTAAAGAAGCTGTTTCTGATGATGTATTGGCTACGGTGACAATGCGTTTCACTAATGCAGTAAAAGAGCTTCGAATTTGCGATTTAACATTGCATAATTTAGAAGCGACGATTCAGTTAATTGAAGGACCGCGAGCCGTATTGATGATACTCGCTGAGACTTTATATCGTGCTATTGCAAAACGTAAACTTTTTTATTCCGTAGGAACAACGGAACTACTTGAACAGCCAGAATTTAAAGATATTAAAAAGGTACAACCTATTTTATCTTTGCTGGAAGAGCAAGATCAGTTAAATACATTATTAGCTTCTTCTAAAAAGGATGGCATCGGTATTACTATTGGCAGCGAGAATAAAGCAGAAACAATGAAAGAACTAAGCGTTATTCAAGCTGACTTTGGTGATAATGATGAACGGATTGGTACATTGGCAATTTTAGGACCAACTCGCATGGAGTATGGTCGAATTATTGGTATTTTATCGTATATGCAAGAGTTTATGCGTGCATTAGCGGAAAATAAAAATAGAAAGTAA
- the dnaJ gene encoding molecular chaperone DnaJ codes for MAKDYYDVLGVNKNASQDEIKKAFRKKARQYHPDVNRDNPKEAEEKFKEANEAYEVLSDETKRSQYDQYGHEAFTQGGGAGAGGFGGFGGQGGFGGFGGQAGGFGDIFDMFFGGGGGQQARGPQKGDDLRHDVEISFEDAAFGRKMTIEIQRHEECNHCHGNGGEPGSKVETCSRCHGSGQETVVQNTPFGQMRSARTCSACHGSGKTIEKPCKVCHGSGETVARRKIEIKIPAGVDSGSRLRVANEGEPGIKGGPKGDLYVYIYVKPSREFERQGNEVVSEAKITFAQAAIGATIKVNTLDGKVELKIPEGTQTGTIFRLKGKGIPYLRNPSQRGDQHVRVTVATPKKLTEKQRELLVQFAKEGKEDVTILQESKSILEKIGDKVKDALSLD; via the coding sequence ATGGCGAAGGATTATTATGACGTCTTAGGAGTCAATAAAAATGCCTCCCAAGATGAAATAAAGAAAGCATTTAGAAAGAAAGCTCGCCAATATCATCCTGACGTAAACCGTGACAATCCAAAAGAGGCGGAAGAAAAATTTAAAGAAGCCAATGAAGCCTATGAAGTATTGTCTGATGAAACTAAGCGGTCCCAATATGATCAATATGGTCATGAGGCATTCACCCAAGGTGGTGGTGCTGGGGCCGGTGGTTTCGGCGGCTTTGGCGGTCAAGGTGGTTTTGGTGGATTTGGCGGCCAAGCTGGCGGTTTCGGTGATATTTTTGATATGTTCTTTGGCGGTGGTGGCGGACAACAAGCTCGCGGTCCTCAAAAAGGGGATGACCTTCGGCATGATGTAGAAATTAGCTTTGAAGACGCTGCGTTTGGTCGAAAAATGACGATTGAAATTCAACGTCATGAAGAATGTAATCATTGTCATGGCAATGGTGGTGAACCAGGCAGTAAAGTAGAAACCTGTTCCCGTTGTCATGGTTCTGGTCAAGAAACGGTAGTGCAGAATACCCCATTTGGTCAAATGCGCTCAGCCCGAACTTGTTCGGCTTGTCATGGCTCTGGTAAGACCATTGAAAAACCATGTAAAGTTTGCCACGGTAGTGGTGAAACAGTAGCACGCCGCAAAATTGAAATTAAAATCCCAGCTGGTGTAGATAGTGGTTCCCGTTTGCGTGTAGCTAACGAAGGCGAACCAGGCATTAAAGGTGGCCCTAAGGGTGATTTATATGTTTACATCTATGTAAAACCAAGTCGTGAATTTGAACGTCAGGGCAATGAAGTAGTGAGTGAGGCGAAGATTACGTTTGCACAAGCTGCTATTGGTGCGACTATTAAGGTTAATACCTTGGATGGTAAAGTAGAATTAAAAATCCCAGAAGGTACACAGACAGGGACTATTTTCCGCTTAAAAGGCAAAGGGATTCCTTACTTGCGTAATCCAAGTCAACGTGGGGATCAACATGTACGCGTTACAGTAGCTACGCCTAAGAAATTGACGGAAAAACAACGTGAATTGTTAGTACAATTTGCTAAAGAAGGCAAAGAAGATGTAACAATTTTACAAGAGAGTAAGAGCATTTTAGAAAAAATTGGCGACAAAGTAAAAGATGCCTTGAGTCTTGATTAA
- the dnaK gene encoding molecular chaperone DnaK, producing the protein MAKVIGIDLGTTNSVVAVMEGGEPVVITNQEGSRLTPSVVGFAKNGERLVGQLAKRQAVSNPDRTISSIKRHMGSDYKVKIDDKEYTPQEISAMVLQKLKADAEAYLGEKVTQAVITVPAYFTDSQRQATKDAGAIAGLDVLRIINEPTAAALAYGVDKDEEGKVLVFDLGGGTFDVSILELGDGVFEVKATSGNNHLGGDDFDQRVMNWLIEEFKKESGIDLSQDKMADQRLKEAAEKAKIELSGVMSTNINLPFITADATGPKHLDLTLTRAKFEELTHDLVEATIEPTRKALADSGLSVGEIDKILLVGGSSRIPAVQEAIKRVLGKEPTKNVNPDECVAVGAAIQGGVLVGEVKDVLLLDVTPLSLGIETLGGVFTRIIDRNTTIPTSKSQVFSTAADNQPSVDIHVLQGERDFAADNKTLGRFELTGIPAAPRGVPKIEVTFNIDANGIVNVKAKDMGTGKEQAITITSSGGLQQDEIDRMVKEAEAHAAEDKAKKEEIEVKNNADSLVYQAEKAIKDFEGKADAATLEQVKTAKDALKSAIEAGNVEDIKAKSEELTKPLYELSTKMYEQAQAAQEAANGAQGAEAADAQSKDDVVDAEYTEVKDDKKD; encoded by the coding sequence ATGGCAAAAGTAATTGGTATTGACTTAGGTACAACAAACTCTGTAGTAGCTGTTATGGAAGGCGGCGAACCAGTTGTTATTACGAACCAAGAAGGTTCTCGTTTAACTCCTTCCGTAGTTGGTTTTGCAAAGAATGGGGAACGTTTGGTAGGTCAGTTGGCAAAACGTCAGGCTGTATCTAATCCAGATCGTACTATTTCTTCGATTAAACGTCACATGGGTAGTGACTACAAAGTAAAAATTGACGATAAAGAATATACACCACAAGAAATTTCCGCTATGGTGCTTCAAAAATTGAAAGCTGATGCTGAAGCATATCTTGGTGAAAAAGTAACACAGGCTGTTATTACAGTACCAGCTTACTTTACAGATAGCCAACGTCAGGCAACGAAAGATGCGGGTGCTATTGCTGGTCTTGATGTACTTCGTATTATTAACGAACCAACAGCGGCAGCGCTTGCATATGGTGTAGATAAAGACGAAGAAGGTAAAGTACTTGTATTTGACCTTGGTGGTGGTACATTTGACGTATCCATTCTAGAACTTGGTGATGGCGTATTCGAAGTTAAGGCTACTAGTGGTAACAACCATTTAGGTGGTGACGACTTTGACCAACGCGTTATGAACTGGTTGATTGAAGAATTCAAAAAAGAAAGTGGTATTGATTTATCTCAAGATAAAATGGCTGACCAACGCTTAAAAGAAGCGGCTGAAAAAGCTAAAATCGAATTATCTGGTGTAATGAGCACTAATATTAACTTGCCATTTATCACAGCGGATGCAACAGGTCCTAAACATTTAGACTTAACATTAACTCGTGCTAAATTTGAAGAGTTAACTCATGACTTAGTAGAAGCTACTATTGAACCAACTCGCAAAGCGTTGGCAGACTCTGGTCTTAGTGTTGGTGAAATCGACAAAATCTTACTAGTTGGTGGTTCTTCTCGTATCCCAGCTGTTCAGGAAGCTATTAAACGTGTACTTGGTAAAGAACCAACTAAAAACGTTAACCCTGATGAATGCGTAGCTGTTGGTGCGGCTATCCAAGGTGGGGTATTAGTTGGTGAAGTTAAAGACGTATTACTTCTTGATGTAACGCCATTATCTTTAGGTATTGAAACTTTAGGTGGCGTGTTCACTCGTATTATTGATCGTAACACAACCATTCCTACATCTAAGAGCCAAGTATTCTCTACAGCAGCTGATAACCAACCTTCTGTAGATATTCATGTATTGCAAGGTGAACGTGATTTCGCAGCTGATAATAAAACGTTAGGTCGTTTTGAATTAACTGGTATTCCAGCAGCTCCACGTGGAGTACCTAAAATTGAAGTTACTTTCAACATCGATGCTAATGGTATTGTAAACGTAAAAGCTAAAGATATGGGCACTGGTAAAGAACAAGCTATTACTATCACTTCTTCTGGTGGATTACAGCAGGATGAGATCGATCGTATGGTAAAAGAAGCAGAAGCTCATGCAGCGGAAGATAAGGCTAAAAAAGAAGAAATCGAAGTTAAAAATAACGCAGATTCCTTAGTATATCAAGCAGAAAAAGCAATTAAAGACTTCGAAGGTAAAGCTGATGCTGCTACATTAGAACAAGTAAAAACAGCTAAAGATGCATTAAAATCTGCTATTGAAGCTGGTAATGTAGAAGATATTAAAGCTAAGAGCGAAGAATTAACTAAACCATTATATGAATTGTCCACTAAGATGTATGAACAAGCACAGGCAGCGCAAGAGGCAGCTAATGGTGCTCAAGGTGCTGAAGCAGCCGATGCACAATCAAAAGATGATGTTGTAGATGCTGAATATACTGAAGTAAAAGACGATAAAAAAGACTAA
- a CDS encoding RsmE family RNA methyltransferase, which yields MKKIFVSTPLDTEIIIPKETTHHLITVFRHNIEKPILVSSSEGGTATYRILEVVDGEAKAKRIGEVTTTETEEIEIVLVQAFLKADKLEWVLQKATELNVHTVYAVPMKHCVAQYKADKLPQKVERWQKIMKEAAQQCGREQLPQLVVQQSVADVLANEVEQDTLVLVAYENESSHTLKEALQGNSNQRVLIIIGPEGGLSEEEVLQMTEVGAQVVTLGSTILRAETAAISAVSMLQYELNM from the coding sequence ATGAAGAAGATATTTGTTTCCACTCCATTAGATACTGAGATCATAATTCCTAAAGAAACAACGCATCATTTAATTACCGTGTTTCGTCACAATATAGAGAAGCCCATTCTCGTAAGTAGTAGTGAAGGAGGTACGGCGACTTATCGAATTTTAGAGGTTGTAGATGGTGAGGCTAAGGCCAAGCGAATTGGTGAAGTAACAACAACGGAAACCGAAGAGATAGAAATTGTGCTCGTGCAAGCTTTTTTAAAGGCAGATAAATTAGAGTGGGTATTGCAAAAAGCTACAGAACTTAATGTACATACAGTATATGCAGTACCGATGAAACATTGTGTAGCACAGTACAAGGCCGATAAATTGCCACAAAAGGTAGAGCGTTGGCAAAAAATAATGAAGGAAGCAGCACAGCAATGTGGGCGTGAGCAGTTGCCTCAATTAGTAGTACAGCAAAGTGTAGCGGATGTATTAGCTAATGAGGTTGAACAAGATACATTGGTTTTAGTAGCTTATGAAAATGAAAGTAGTCATACGTTAAAAGAAGCATTGCAAGGTAATAGCAATCAACGTGTACTCATCATCATTGGTCCAGAGGGAGGCTTAAGTGAAGAGGAAGTGCTTCAAATGACTGAAGTAGGCGCCCAAGTAGTTACATTAGGTTCTACTATTTTACGAGCTGAAACAGCAGCTATCAGTGCTGTTAGTATGTTACAATACGAATTAAATATGTAA
- the grpE gene encoding nucleotide exchange factor GrpE encodes MKQTEGQETVSTEEVTANEPEVTVESAEDVAASEATEASDAIGAEADAVQAALAEAEKRFVRLQADFDNFKRRTLQEKDQLAGFVKADVMKDLFGVLDNFERAIAAPTTAETKAFLDGFVMIHQNLMAMLSKHGLAVIDAVGQPFDPNYHQAIMRVPSEEYEDDTVCEVLQTGYTVDGKTVRPAMVKVVHND; translated from the coding sequence ATGAAACAAACAGAAGGTCAAGAGACTGTATCAACTGAAGAAGTAACAGCTAATGAACCTGAAGTAACAGTAGAAAGTGCTGAGGATGTAGCTGCTAGCGAAGCAACTGAAGCTAGTGACGCTATTGGTGCAGAAGCTGATGCTGTACAAGCGGCACTCGCAGAAGCAGAAAAACGCTTTGTTCGTTTGCAAGCTGACTTTGATAATTTTAAGCGACGGACGTTGCAAGAAAAAGATCAGTTAGCAGGCTTTGTAAAAGCTGATGTAATGAAAGATTTATTTGGTGTATTAGATAATTTTGAGCGAGCCATAGCAGCGCCTACTACAGCAGAGACTAAAGCTTTTTTAGATGGTTTTGTTATGATTCACCAAAACTTGATGGCTATGCTTAGCAAACATGGCTTAGCGGTGATTGATGCTGTTGGTCAGCCATTTGATCCAAATTATCATCAGGCCATTATGCGTGTACCATCTGAAGAATATGAAGATGACACGGTATGTGAAGTGTTACAAACAGGCTATACTGTAGATGGTAAAACAGTTCGGCCAGCTATGGTAAAAGTAGTACATAATGATTAA